The DNA segment taattaataagacatttatttattaaaactagaaAACcatgttaaaattgttttgtatactGTTAGtgctacaatttttttattaattcaaataaagttCAAGCCTTTTcagattttttactaaataatatgaattttgaacgtatcaaatagaaaaatgtaaatatactatgtttaacttttaatttattagacaCGACAAACAACCAATACTGAACCAGGACCGCCAGATGACAATCGAAGACCACCTACGGTCAATCTCGCTGTTAGCCCTTCGGAAAGGTATGTATAACTACAGTGCCAAGTGTATTTAACCATACAATGTAAATGTGTCTACTATCTTGAACCTCTCAATTAAACATGTTTTGCATTTGGTTACatatccattaaaaaaaaatacgtttattttggaacataagatcatctaggtatcacttattccacgtcaatcaattcgaacttgtactCCCTTTGCCCCGCTTAACTAATACCGGTACCCTTCAGACGCAACACCGATATACCTAACACAATAGCTAACGacaaattaaaagccgcccgcacggcaaaaataataacagtagCTATAAACAACAGACTATGGTAAAAACTGCCTTCACCGAGGAAGGCGAGGGCCTTTACTTTGTACTTCGCTCAttccagtgagcttccgtcctgcccttcatgcgattgacccccccgcgacggtttttttttgaattcaccgcttatttatttgttacaatatttaaatataactgtttCGGATTGTATCAAACATGTTGAGTCTACTCGAGACAGAAAAGCACGCAAAACGTGAActggttaataaaaaaaactgttataatttattaacccAGTTGGACCTTTGTACCCTGGTACGGGAAGTGATCTCGCAACGGTGTCCATGGTAAATTGTAGTATTGCAGTATCAGATATGTCCAGGCCGTGCTTGCATGTGCCCGTATTGTACTGAGCGGGTGCTCGATTAGCTTGCCtgcttcatttaaaaaaaacaatctgcATATAGGCTATGATGGCAACTCAGCCTTCACATCGTAATAGTTTTTTACTAGTACGGAGAGATGACCGTCggcatgtttattttttttaaatattatttattgtatactcaCAGGTCTTCCTACACAGTTgtattgtttagtttttgttttgtaattattaattcttaaaaaatatcattcacAGTCAAACATCAATGCGATCAATTTCGCCGCCTTCGCAGAGGCAAGTGAGTTTCCTAAAGCCAGCTGCAAACACTGCACTTGATAGAAAAGCATCAATCATTGATGAGACAACTGGTATCAGTCGAACTCAAATGAAAGGTGAGAAGCAGGTCTACAAACTTATTagtaatagattttaataatctacacttttaattagtaaactgctttaattattttaaaaagatgtttatttgtttagccTCTCTGTTACTTACgaaattctaaatatacattCTTGTGTTAACAAAAGAAGACTACATACTAGGATTAACCATAgagagtattattttttatgtttgcatCAAAGCACTTTGaagttaattagttttaaatcttGCAAATACCCTCGTATTCAtattaatcatttgtttttataatatactaaataccTTTTGTACTTTATAGAATTCCGCGAGGCCTTTCGCCTTTTTGACAAAGATGGCGACGGGACTATAACCAAGGAGGAATTAGGGCGGGTGATGCGTAGCCTCGGACAATTTGCACGTGTTGAGGAGTTACAGGATATGCTGCAGGAGGTGGATAGTGACGGTATGTTatgctattaaatataaaccgTAAAGCTCTTGCTGATATGGTATAGATTAGAAAACAAGCATTTGTTAATTCAGGGCGGTCAAACGCCTGCTCTTaatgtaaagtaataaaaaaaacgattaaGACGtcgaaaaggaaaaaaatgatatataattatatatgtaatgtactTAGTATCCTGGTAATAATATCAGTaccttcttttgtttttcctgGGAGAAATTGATTTTGcttttttgactttgttcCCAGGGGCAAGCGATATATATACCAAACCTTATAGATCTTGAGATAATTTCTAATAGGCTCAAATGACCTGTATATATGTACCTGACACACACTGCCCCATTTTTTTGGTCCAACCTACGGCAAgctggtttcctcatgatgtcttccttcaccgtacaagTGAGAGTTAAATGCCcacacaaacaaaaagtacctacattggtgcacagccggggatcgaacctaagaCCCCAGTGATGAGATGCcaaaaccactaggccaataatactcacttttttattttaacctaaCCTATATGTAACTCTAGGCAATCAGAAACTGAAACCATAGTCTATTACtcaaataaactaatattaaaacgaaaataaatacgCATTCGATTACAGGCGACGGCAATGTAAGTTTCGAAGAATTTGTGAACATTCTCTCAAAATCCATGTCTGGTGCTGGTGGAAACACGAGTTCAGCCGAACAAGAAGAGAGGGAACTAAGAGATGCATTTAGAGTCTTCGATAAACATAATAGAGGCTACATATGTGCTTCAGATTTGAGAGCAGTATTGCAATGTTTAGGTGAAGACTTGTCTGAGGAGGAGAGTGAGTATTTGTAACACTATTCgtcttgtaaatattatattagaaatactaaatcttacaattttaatttcatgtaatttttttgtataagacCTAAtcttatgtttattttcagtCGAAGATATGATCAAAGAAGTTGATTCCGATGGCGACGGTCGGATAGATTTCTTGGGTAAGTCActtatttgataaatgtatccaaacattttatagtttacaaatatttaagctTGTATTATATGCTATTTATAAATGCTGTTCGGCCGTAAGTGGCGCTTTTATGTTATTCTTTTTCTATGAGCTTCTGAATGGATTGCAGCTTGACTTTTTAATCTCCTTTCATAGACTTATTCAGACTTTGGCATGAAATGGCACTAGAAATGTCGTTTAGTCGATATTCGTATGACGTTCCCTTTTGGAACCTTATTACATTAACATGATCTGTAACTCTGAATTGCGATTGAGTTCCTAAATTGAATACACATTTGTATTGCACAGTCCAAAGTCCGAAGCTATGTATATTGAGAATGAACACAAAATCATCGGGATCGTTATtgaaactataatattatatatacattggcTAACTTcacaaataaatctatatgGAAAGatttctttgtttgtttgtttaaacgCGCTAATATTTAACGCGTTATTACGCCAGGGGGCTAGTTtccttataaatttttttttttgtaacaaccACCAAGATATGgctttaaaaattacagaatTTGTACGAGCTTTAGGTGAGCCAGAAGACGCGTGTGATGATGAAGAGGATGATGATATATTGGAAACCAGTGATGTGCCATCACCGAGATCGGTTCTCGCTTCTTaaaatttcacatttttatCCAGGCCTTtggtgtaattttaaattcttatactgctattttaaataaattcctaCTGTATAAATTTCacatataaagttaaattttaaacccaCCCCAGCGCAGGGGTAAGTGAACTAGGgaaattagtaattataagttaagCAAAGTTCTCATACAGAATCTTAAAGCCGGGTTTCCACCGCGAAAGGGCAATGAGTGGGAAATGGTTAGGCGGGACGGACgccttttaaatgaaataggtTTACATTTCCACCAACAAAGAGATTTGTCTGTTGATTTCCACTGCAAAAGGAAAATGAGAGAGAGGAATCAGCGGAGCGAGCTGAACGAAAAATGAGACATGGAAAATGAACAATCAGTTTACACAGAGAGCGAGTTCAGTTGGAGTTTTGAACGTGCGGTAGTGTTTTGTTGCGAATTTGCGATATTGTCGAGTGACACGGTATCAAGTGAAGACAGTGATTATGTATACAGAAAGAAAAAGTACATATGTATTATCTTAAGCATAGAAAAAACGTGCAAGACGGAGATTTTGGTTATGCCAGCACATTCGAGAAAGAACATTGAAAGGGGAATATAGGCTATTCTACGATTTAGAcgatgaaaaatttaataactattacagGGTTAGTACTTAGTAGAGAACAATTTCGGGTGATGGAAACCGCGAGCGAGTCCGTTTCAAACTAGTCGGCGACACCTTGCCACAGCGGACTCGTTTCAATCACTTTTTACTCGTTCGAACCGCCCCGCTCAGCACTTTCTGTGTGGAAACGCTACTATGTAATTTGTCACTGCGAGTTGAACGGAATCGGTAATTACTCCGCTCCGCTCCCTAGAACTGAGCGAGTTCCTTTCAACTCTTTCTGCTCGCTCAGTCCTTTCCGCCCGACTATTTGTTGGTGGGAATACAAGTATGCAGTTTACGCTTGCGAGTTAGACCGAGTCCTTAATGGGTCCGTTCCGCTCGCGGTGGAAACCCGGCTTAAGCTTGGTGAATATGACATATGTGAGCAGTTTCTGTCGGTATACAACAATATTTGAGTGAAACCATCTTGGGGGATTTCTTCCCAAATTTCAGGGGAATCGGGATGTCCAGGGGGGGTTTCGGGTTACTTCATTTAAGAATGTTTGTGCTTAAAACGTtcacttaaatttatattatttatagcctCGAACCTAACCAGCAAACAAAACCAAATATAAACTACAAGAGTTGctataactaaattttaataataaaatatcttctcCAAGAACAAAATAACAGCTGTTTGAGTGTAttgtcattatatatttagttttagtttatcaTTTCAATATTGgactttttaattacttaataaacaaaacatgccaaaaaaaatttagggatTGAAAAGTTCCAGTTCGCaactattttgtttaagttttgTCTTGGAATAGTGAATCTTTGACTTTATTAGAAGttgatatataatagatattatacaGGCCACATATCTATCAAAGATATAGTAGTATTTTCTCTAAATTTTACTGCtgtaataattcataatcataatattgtatttgtggATTGTgcttttctatatttattaagaccgTATAACTATCACTAAATTATCAAGTTGTGAGTCGGTTGTGAACACAactaatctttaaatatattatagtattctcatatcaaaataaaaaggattttaaatgtatagaatatattatgtttaagacCTGCTTAGtattatttctatgaaattcataaaacattttaaaatatattaaatattaacaacgaatgcatattagtaattaagagaaaatataattgattctTTTACCTACTAAATGCTTAAGACGTCTTGTAAAAGTTGTCATCacataacaaattattaaaggaATCACTTAGTGCATAACTAAATTAACAAGTAAAGATTTAGACTTCTACAATTACAAAACTAccatctaaataaaataactccCTGTTTAGACCCTGGGTCAcaatgcacaaaccgtgcgggccatgatttaaaaaaaaaacactaaaagCTAATATGGATATTTTGTTGACTGCTTGTAATAACTTTTACAATGCGtcatttaatgtttatgtgAATAAACTTTCGACCAATTTATggatgtgttttatttttgttgtcatGAGTCTTAATTGGTAGAAGCATGTCCCCAGGAATTCACCTCGAGAGTTTTTTAGTGTTGGCCAAGTGGTTCAAGCCTGCGAATCTCAAACCTGAGGTCATGCATTCTAATCCACATCTTAGAGAATTAACACTTGCTGTACAAGCAATGACGGTCAGCTATGAGGGATATCTAGAACCTATAATTTCTTCAATTAAAGAATCAACAAAGTacaaatctatttaatttcGCACTGATGGAAAAAGGTTGATTGCCTTCTTGCcaacaaagaaaattaagtaTGAAAACCGTGTAAAAAATGGACTTACCTTGGGCAATAAGTTACGAGAAtgcaaatatttactttactgTAGTAGtttgtatacttttataattggCGAATTgggataatattatacaatgaaACGAAAAATCACATAAACCAGTTTAATATCAaaccatatattttacacttataaataacaatatacgtACACTTTTAAGTAGTTTGAGGTATTTTgggtttatattgtttatacataGCTTTCATTATAGTTAACATATGATGGCAGTGAGTGAATCAAATTGCTAACGTTAggcacattttaaatatatataatgaactATTTTCTGAACATACACGACCCTAATGTCTCTTCTTCTCATGATTATAGGTTTATTTCTATTTGGTGAATATTACTGGCATATTAACACGTTAAAGTTCATTGTCGGTAATAAACACGATCGCGAGATAAAATGCATGgcgaaaattatataactattaatatgCATATCGAACCTTCTACGTTGCTAGACGGAAAGGAAAAAGCCATATCTCagatgtttttatagaacaggggacaaacgggcaggaggctcatctcatgttaagtgataccgccgcccatggacactctatgccagagggctcgcgttGCGCGTGTGCGTTGCGGGCCTTTGCACTGTCATAAACGGGATTTAGATATTTGGTAATTTGGCATTTccaaaattttaacaaaacaactGTACAGATTAAGTACGAATAGTTCCAAGCACAGGAAAGTActagtacatatttaaagtttctAGAATGTTGTTGAGATACACTAGACACCCATAGTCTATTCattcaattcatttaaattttacgttttGTACATATCAAAAATCCAATCTTGATACTTCAATAACTTTCGTTTATCAGAAATCTCTTACAAGTTCAGAATTCCTGTTGAAGTACACGAGAAATGACTACTCACAACCTCATAAATTGATCAGAAAAATGTAGAACTTTTTGTTAAACTAAATCGAAATGTATCAATCATAGAAATCATAATAAGACGAGAAATGGCGAATGGCTTATTGCTTCCTAAACTGATGTTGcctttactttaaaaaaacgcaCAAAAATCCTAATCCTTACGAAATAGCAACGCATATTGAGTTTTCTTGTCTCCTCATTCCTTATCCATTACAGACTAAAATTGTGTCCTTAATTGCGGCGACAAGGCCACGCTTGCCATTTCTTatcttattacaaaaataagaattattggATGAATTCTCACATTTGCTATATGTAACTAAGCTACAAGACCTGTAAAAACAAAACCTATATAGCACCTTATTTACCGACTGGTGATGTATTTAGGCTCCATATGTCCCGTATCACTGAGTGATCTTAGCACCACATTGCCATTCGGAAGTATGGAGACCCACGTTATCGACGCATGGCTTAGCGAAATCCTAAGCCAGCCTTCAGGTGGGAATTGCAATGccctgaaattaaaaaattcgtaaatataaataaacgagttgtaaataataagattgtTGTAACTTGTTCCATTTCCCGGATAACACTTTTTGATAGAGTTCACCTCTTATCAATgtcattgttttatatgtaactCAACTATTCAAATCAGAAGTGACAAATTTCGgcaataaatagtattaactaattaactGAGGAACTTCTAGCCTCATTTAAGTGGTATGTATAGTCTTTTAGTCATGCACAATTAATGTCACAAACATATTtagattatgaaatatttaactgaATGCATTTTGCTTGTATAAACAAGTTGGTTAattctatacaaatatgtatccGCACAAAAATGACTTACTTGCAAACAAAGAACcgtatgacatttgcatggcATACTAGCAGGGTGTATGTATCCTGTGTTTGTTCTGGTGATGCCCGATGAAAGTATCTTCTAAAGGCAGCTTCAATACGAGCGCTATCCTGGAAGAACTGCTACACATACCAAACCatactgtattattaaactgGCCAGTATtgctttttgaaaatataaataaaaaagggacTTATTATTGGGatcttgtttatattaatttaaacatttattattaaaaattacacaaacagCTCATGCATACAAGTCTTCTgctgattattttaattaattaatatgttcagattttatacaaaaattacaataaaaattaagtatgatATTAAACTTTACTGATACAATACTACTTAAAAGGATGGATACATGAATtcatgtttcatttaaatatctattaataggatgttagtaatttaatgaatttatattgGTATTATGCAAAACTGGTCAGTTATGAAGTGATATTATACAGTGGAGTATTAAATTGTCTTTAATACTTCATACTTCAATAATAAAggtataattatgtttttagcaTAAGCACAAATTCTCTCTTACATTCCAGTAAGATTTTGTAAGAATTGAAACAAATCATATGTCATCAAAACTTGTTCAGACATTCTCAAGTTATAAATGACTCAgtgttttacttataaaaataatatatttaaagaatcaTTCAACTTAGCTAAGAACTGGTTAAAAGAATCaaacatcatttttatttctgataaGTACATATGTTATAACTTACTATAAATTAGTAAAGGGGTTATGAGACTTCTGAATAACTGGATGGAATAAATAGTTGAGagtatgaattaaaattcctGTAGATAAGAATTCACACTTCTTCAGAGCAGATCATAAATCAGATCTAAATTAAAgcaatgtatataatatattgatgaTGATTATTGTGGTTTTGTGAAACAAAACATCATTTTTTTCACTAAACAAGTATGTTAAGTAAGAAAAACCATGTTTTAGTTTCATAGTTGTTAGGGTTCTTATGACTTTATTAAGTACAAGgcttatattttttgctatTACCTACTTTTGGTTCAGGTCGCCAATGTCCTACTGGAGGTTCAGGTGGAATAGGAGCACCTTCCTCTATCAATTGACAATCTTTGATTTCAATATCACTAGGTAAATGTTTGGCAATGATTTTTGCAGTCTCTTGTGCACGAGTCATAGTAGATCTAACAAGTAGATCCCATTTTATATCAAGCTCTGCAAGGCGCTTTCCAGTAAGCTCTGCTTGTTGCCTACCTGAAAgaatgatatacatataataaaaacaatttaatacatgAATGGTAACCATGgaataattcttttatattgtcttttagcacaattaagtaaaagtaaactagcagtaaaatattaaaacgcttttaaatattaatgaatctCACCCAATTCTGTTAAAATTCTTTCTTTATCAGTATTACCATCAACATGGTATTGTCCATGacgaattaaaaacaaatgcctCACAGCTTTACTCTTAGCCTTCTCGATTTGCTCATTGTATCTATTGTCGTCCTCAGCCTTTCCATTTTTTGCCGGTTTCACTATGGACTCGGGTTCTCGACTGAAAATATTTGAGGTTGCTATAGTTCATATTAAAGGATCGagtaattcattaaattaagagAAACTTACTGGTCCCAATTCTTTTCCCATTTAACGCTAGGCGTAAAGTTCGTTGTCCACGAGTTCTGCACACCAAATTTCTTTTCATTACTACCTAATTGATAATAAGCAAAACCTCCACCCACAGCACCTAAACTTATAAGGGCAATTTTATGGAATCTAGAGAAAGTAGCCATAGTAACAACGATTTCTAACTGTTATGTTGACCTTATGATACTGATCCTTTAATGATATTTTCGTTTAAATACTTATGAAAATCTAGGTCACCGCAATCCGCTCATAATcacagatatataatatatagtatactcATAACTCAATACTGTAGTATAAACTATAAACTCTCAAGTCTAAATGCAAATCTTAGCAACAGAGATTCACAGACTAGTAggaaacttgtttttttttttttttttggagtttatggCCTGGTATCTAGACCTTTAGGCCAAGTCTTGAGTAAGTAGGAAACTTGTAGTAGAGAGGAGTGTTGCCAACTtctaatcaataaagctttgagaatttaaaaaagtgttagCATAAGCAAAATGAACATCGAACAAGCTaaggaataattattattcaggCTCACGctaatagatttatataacaCTGTTACACTTCTTTTTCGAAAGGGAATTCCAACAGTAATGAAACTATTGATGAAGATATTGATTTGAACAACGGAAGAGAATATCTGATGTTGGAcaaatacaaagtaatattcCTTTTCACTCTCACTCGTTAGAGGTGGCCTATGCCCTGCAGTGGGATATATAtactgatgatgatgatgatgaatgacttaacaattatttcagtaatatgataaatgttattatttttttacatacttaaatataagta comes from the Pieris rapae chromosome 3, ilPieRapa1.1, whole genome shotgun sequence genome and includes:
- the LOC110993160 gene encoding calmodulin; translation: MNALCLGRRMPHDTNTPTGSFGGRPSACRETSTKSANIFSAVNNFFADSPLVNQLKGIMTRQTTNTEPGPPDDNRRPPTVNLAVSPSESQTSMRSISPPSQRQVSFLKPAANTALDRKASIIDETTGISRTQMKEFREAFRLFDKDGDGTITKEELGRVMRSLGQFARVEELQDMLQEVDSDGDGNVSFEEFVNILSKSMSGAGGNTSSAEQEERELRDAFRVFDKHNRGYICASDLRAVLQCLGEDLSEEEIEDMIKEVDSDGDGRIDFLEFVRALGEPEDACDDEEDDDILETSDVPSPRSVLAS
- the LOC110993161 gene encoding serine/threonine-protein phosphatase Pgam5, mitochondrial isoform X3 produces the protein MATFSRFHKIALISLGAVGGGFAYYQLGSNEKKFGVQNSWTTNFTPSVKWEKNWDHREPESIVKPAKNGKAEDDNRYNEQIEKAKSKAVRHLFLIRHGQYHVDGNTDKERILTELGRQQAELTGKRLAELDIKWDLLVRSTMTRAQETAKIIAKHLPSDIEIKDCQLIEEGAPIPPEPPVGHWRPEPKDSARIEAAFRRYFHRASPEQTQDTYTLLVCHANVIRFFVCKALQFPPEGWLRISLSHASITWVSILPNGNVVLRSLSDTGHMEPKYITSR
- the LOC110993161 gene encoding serine/threonine-protein phosphatase Pgam5, mitochondrial isoform X2; the protein is MATFSRFHKIALISLGAVGGGFAYYQLGSNEKKFGVQNSWTTNFTPSVKWEKNWDHREPESIVKPAKNGKAEDDNRYNEQIEKAKSKAVRHLFLIRHGQYHVDGNTDKERILTELGRQQAELTGKRLAELDIKWDLLVRSTMTRAQETAKIIAKHLPSDIEIKDCQLIEEGAPIPPEPPVGHWRPEPKFFQDSARIEAAFRRYFHRASPEQTQDTYTLLVCHANVIRFFVCKALQFPPEGWLRISLSHASITWVSILPNGNVVLRSLSDTGHMEPKYITSR
- the LOC110993161 gene encoding serine/threonine-protein phosphatase Pgam5, mitochondrial isoform X1, giving the protein MATFSRFHKIALISLGAVGGGFAYYQLGSNEKKFGVQNSWTTNFTPSVKWEKNWDHREPESIVKPAKNGKAEDDNRYNEQIEKAKSKAVRHLFLIRHGQYHVDGNTDKERILTELGRQQAELTGKRLAELDIKWDLLVRSTMTRAQETAKIIAKHLPSDIEIKDCQLIEEGAPIPPEPPVGHWRPEPKQFFQDSARIEAAFRRYFHRASPEQTQDTYTLLVCHANVIRFFVCKALQFPPEGWLRISLSHASITWVSILPNGNVVLRSLSDTGHMEPKYITSR